One stretch of Camelus bactrianus isolate YW-2024 breed Bactrian camel chromosome 21, ASM4877302v1, whole genome shotgun sequence DNA includes these proteins:
- the GPR161 gene encoding G-protein coupled receptor 161 isoform X1, whose translation MSTKGVVQHAVPTPRRGALTMSLNSSLGHRKELSNLTEEEGGPGGGGITEFIAIIIITIFVFLGNLIIVVTLYRKSYLLTLSNKFVFSLTLSNFLLSVLVLPFVVTSSIRREWIFGVVWCNFSALLYLLISSASMLTLGVIAVDRYYAVLYPMMYPMKIMGNRAVMALAYIWLHSFIGCLPPLFGWSSVEFDEFKWMCVAAWHREPGYTAFWQIWCALFPFLVMLVCYGFIFRVARVKARKVHCGTVVIVEEDAQRNGRKNSSTSTSSSGSRKNAFQGVVYSANQCKALITILVVIGAFMVTWGPYMVVITSEALWGKNYVSPTLETWATWLSFTSAICHPLIYGLWNKTVRKELLGMCFGDRYYREPFVQRHRTSRLFSISNRITDLGLSPHLTALMAGGQPLGNSSSTGDTGFSCSQDSGTDVMLLGDYPSEETPPSHCTCPPKRRSSVTFEDEVEQIREAARNPVLHVRAEVHKSLDSYAASLARAIEAEAKMNLFGEEALPGVLLAARTVPGAGFGGRRGSRTLAGQRLQLQSIEEGNVLAAQQR comes from the exons TCGTCCAGCATGCTGTGCCCACCCCACGCCGAGGTGCACTGACCATGAGCCTCAACTCCTCCCTCGGCCACAGGAAGGAGCTGAGTAATCTCACTGaggaggagggcggccccggggGTGGCGGCATCACTGAGTTCATcgccatcattatcatcaccattttCGTCTTCCTGGGCAACCTGATCATCGTGGTCACATTGTACAGAAAGTCCTACCTCCTCACCCTCAGCAACAAGTTCGTCTTCAGCCTGACCCTGTCCAACTTCCTGCTGTCTGTGTTGGTGCTGCCTTTCGTGGTGACCAGCTCCATCCGGAGGGAATGGATCTTTGGCGTGGTCTGGTGCAACTTCTCCGCCCTCCTCTACCTGCTGATCAGCTCGGCCAGCATGCTCACCCTCGGGGTCATTGCTGTCGACCG CTACTATGCTGTCCTGTACCCCATGATGTACCCCATGAAGATCATGGGCAACCGAGCCGTCATGGCACTTGCCTACATTTGGCTTCACTCCTTCATCGGCTGCCTGCCGCCTCTGTTTGGCTGGTCATCGGTGGAGTTTGACGAGTTCAAGTGGATGTGTGTGGCTGCGTGGCACCGGGAGCCTGGCTATACCGCCTTCTGGCAGATCTGGTGTGCCCTGTTCCCCTTCCTGGTCATGCTGGTGTGCTATGGTTTCATCTTCCGCGTGGCCAGGGTCAAGGCACGCAAGGTGCACTGTGGCACCGTGGTCATCGTGGAGGAGGACGCGCAGAGGAACGGGAGGAAGAACTCCagcacctccacctcctcctcaggCAGTAGGAAGAACGCCTTTCAGGGTGTGGTCTATTCGGCCAACCAATGCAAAGCCCTCATCACCATCCTGGTGGTCATTGGTGCCTTCATGGTCACCTGGGGCCCCTACATGGTTGTCATCACCTCTGAGGCCCTCTGGGGGAAGAACTATGTCTCTCCGACCCTGGAGACCTGGGCCACGTGGCTGTCCTTTACCAGTGCCATCTGCCACCCCCTGATCTATGGACTCTGGAACAAGACGGTTCGCAAGGAACTACTGGGCATGTGCTTTGGGGATCGGTATTACCGGGAACCGTTTGTGCAGCGGCACAGGACTTCCAGGCTCTTCAGCATTTCCAACAGGATCACAG ACCTGGGCCTGTCCCCACACCTCACGGCGCTCATGGCAGGCGGGCAGCCCCTGGGGAACAGCAGCAGCACTGGGGACACCGGCTTCAGCTGCTCTCAGGACTCAG GCACAGATGTGATGCTGCTGGGGGACTACCCGTCTGAGGAGACCCCGCCCTCCCACTGCACTTGCCCACCCAAGAGGAGGAGCTCGGTGACCTTCGAGGATGAAGTGGAGCAGATCAGAG AAGCTGCCAGGAACCCTGTTCTTCACGTGAGAGCCGAAGTGCACAAGTCCTTGGACAGTTACGCGGCCAGCCTGGCCAGAGCCATAGAGGCCGAGGCCAAGATGAACTTATTTGGGGAGGAGGCTTTGCCCGGGGTCTTGCTGGCCGCACGGACCGTCCCGGGGGCTGGCTTCGGGGGCCGCCGAGGCAGCAGGACCCTGGCCGGTCAGAGGCTGCAGCTGCAGAGCATCGAAGAGGGCAACGTTCTAGCTGCACAACAGAGATGA
- the GPR161 gene encoding G-protein coupled receptor 161 isoform X3: protein MSTKGVVQHAVPTPRRGALTMSLNSSLGHRKELSNLTEEEGGPGGGGITEFIAIIIITIFVFLGNLIIVVTLYRKSYLLTLSNKFVFSLTLSNFLLSVLVLPFVVTSSIRREWIFGVVWCNFSALLYLLISSASMLTLGVIAVDRYYAVLYPMMYPMKIMGNRAVMALAYIWLHSFIGCLPPLFGWSSVEFDEFKWMCVAAWHREPGYTAFWQIWCALFPFLVMLVCYGFIFRVARVKARKVHCGTVVIVEEDAQRNGRKNSSTSTSSSGSRKNAFQGVVYSANQCKALITILVVIGAFMVTWGPYMVVITSEALWGKNYVSPTLETWATWLSFTSAICHPLIYGLWNKTVRKELLGMCFGDRYYREPFVQRHRTSRLFSISNRITDLGLSPHLTALMAGGQPLGNSSSTGDTGFSCSQDSAFLCLFPPLANGDLNSCSLCHAGLL, encoded by the exons TCGTCCAGCATGCTGTGCCCACCCCACGCCGAGGTGCACTGACCATGAGCCTCAACTCCTCCCTCGGCCACAGGAAGGAGCTGAGTAATCTCACTGaggaggagggcggccccggggGTGGCGGCATCACTGAGTTCATcgccatcattatcatcaccattttCGTCTTCCTGGGCAACCTGATCATCGTGGTCACATTGTACAGAAAGTCCTACCTCCTCACCCTCAGCAACAAGTTCGTCTTCAGCCTGACCCTGTCCAACTTCCTGCTGTCTGTGTTGGTGCTGCCTTTCGTGGTGACCAGCTCCATCCGGAGGGAATGGATCTTTGGCGTGGTCTGGTGCAACTTCTCCGCCCTCCTCTACCTGCTGATCAGCTCGGCCAGCATGCTCACCCTCGGGGTCATTGCTGTCGACCG CTACTATGCTGTCCTGTACCCCATGATGTACCCCATGAAGATCATGGGCAACCGAGCCGTCATGGCACTTGCCTACATTTGGCTTCACTCCTTCATCGGCTGCCTGCCGCCTCTGTTTGGCTGGTCATCGGTGGAGTTTGACGAGTTCAAGTGGATGTGTGTGGCTGCGTGGCACCGGGAGCCTGGCTATACCGCCTTCTGGCAGATCTGGTGTGCCCTGTTCCCCTTCCTGGTCATGCTGGTGTGCTATGGTTTCATCTTCCGCGTGGCCAGGGTCAAGGCACGCAAGGTGCACTGTGGCACCGTGGTCATCGTGGAGGAGGACGCGCAGAGGAACGGGAGGAAGAACTCCagcacctccacctcctcctcaggCAGTAGGAAGAACGCCTTTCAGGGTGTGGTCTATTCGGCCAACCAATGCAAAGCCCTCATCACCATCCTGGTGGTCATTGGTGCCTTCATGGTCACCTGGGGCCCCTACATGGTTGTCATCACCTCTGAGGCCCTCTGGGGGAAGAACTATGTCTCTCCGACCCTGGAGACCTGGGCCACGTGGCTGTCCTTTACCAGTGCCATCTGCCACCCCCTGATCTATGGACTCTGGAACAAGACGGTTCGCAAGGAACTACTGGGCATGTGCTTTGGGGATCGGTATTACCGGGAACCGTTTGTGCAGCGGCACAGGACTTCCAGGCTCTTCAGCATTTCCAACAGGATCACAG ACCTGGGCCTGTCCCCACACCTCACGGCGCTCATGGCAGGCGGGCAGCCCCTGGGGAACAGCAGCAGCACTGGGGACACCGGCTTCAGCTGCTCTCAGGACTCAG cctttctgtgcctgtttcctcctctaGCCAATGGGGATCTCAACTCCTGTTCTCTTTGCCATGCAGGACTGTTGTGA
- the GPR161 gene encoding G-protein coupled receptor 161 isoform X2 gives MSLNSSLGHRKELSNLTEEEGGPGGGGITEFIAIIIITIFVFLGNLIIVVTLYRKSYLLTLSNKFVFSLTLSNFLLSVLVLPFVVTSSIRREWIFGVVWCNFSALLYLLISSASMLTLGVIAVDRYYAVLYPMMYPMKIMGNRAVMALAYIWLHSFIGCLPPLFGWSSVEFDEFKWMCVAAWHREPGYTAFWQIWCALFPFLVMLVCYGFIFRVARVKARKVHCGTVVIVEEDAQRNGRKNSSTSTSSSGSRKNAFQGVVYSANQCKALITILVVIGAFMVTWGPYMVVITSEALWGKNYVSPTLETWATWLSFTSAICHPLIYGLWNKTVRKELLGMCFGDRYYREPFVQRHRTSRLFSISNRITDLGLSPHLTALMAGGQPLGNSSSTGDTGFSCSQDSGTDVMLLGDYPSEETPPSHCTCPPKRRSSVTFEDEVEQIREAARNPVLHVRAEVHKSLDSYAASLARAIEAEAKMNLFGEEALPGVLLAARTVPGAGFGGRRGSRTLAGQRLQLQSIEEGNVLAAQQR, from the exons ATGAGCCTCAACTCCTCCCTCGGCCACAGGAAGGAGCTGAGTAATCTCACTGaggaggagggcggccccggggGTGGCGGCATCACTGAGTTCATcgccatcattatcatcaccattttCGTCTTCCTGGGCAACCTGATCATCGTGGTCACATTGTACAGAAAGTCCTACCTCCTCACCCTCAGCAACAAGTTCGTCTTCAGCCTGACCCTGTCCAACTTCCTGCTGTCTGTGTTGGTGCTGCCTTTCGTGGTGACCAGCTCCATCCGGAGGGAATGGATCTTTGGCGTGGTCTGGTGCAACTTCTCCGCCCTCCTCTACCTGCTGATCAGCTCGGCCAGCATGCTCACCCTCGGGGTCATTGCTGTCGACCG CTACTATGCTGTCCTGTACCCCATGATGTACCCCATGAAGATCATGGGCAACCGAGCCGTCATGGCACTTGCCTACATTTGGCTTCACTCCTTCATCGGCTGCCTGCCGCCTCTGTTTGGCTGGTCATCGGTGGAGTTTGACGAGTTCAAGTGGATGTGTGTGGCTGCGTGGCACCGGGAGCCTGGCTATACCGCCTTCTGGCAGATCTGGTGTGCCCTGTTCCCCTTCCTGGTCATGCTGGTGTGCTATGGTTTCATCTTCCGCGTGGCCAGGGTCAAGGCACGCAAGGTGCACTGTGGCACCGTGGTCATCGTGGAGGAGGACGCGCAGAGGAACGGGAGGAAGAACTCCagcacctccacctcctcctcaggCAGTAGGAAGAACGCCTTTCAGGGTGTGGTCTATTCGGCCAACCAATGCAAAGCCCTCATCACCATCCTGGTGGTCATTGGTGCCTTCATGGTCACCTGGGGCCCCTACATGGTTGTCATCACCTCTGAGGCCCTCTGGGGGAAGAACTATGTCTCTCCGACCCTGGAGACCTGGGCCACGTGGCTGTCCTTTACCAGTGCCATCTGCCACCCCCTGATCTATGGACTCTGGAACAAGACGGTTCGCAAGGAACTACTGGGCATGTGCTTTGGGGATCGGTATTACCGGGAACCGTTTGTGCAGCGGCACAGGACTTCCAGGCTCTTCAGCATTTCCAACAGGATCACAG ACCTGGGCCTGTCCCCACACCTCACGGCGCTCATGGCAGGCGGGCAGCCCCTGGGGAACAGCAGCAGCACTGGGGACACCGGCTTCAGCTGCTCTCAGGACTCAG GCACAGATGTGATGCTGCTGGGGGACTACCCGTCTGAGGAGACCCCGCCCTCCCACTGCACTTGCCCACCCAAGAGGAGGAGCTCGGTGACCTTCGAGGATGAAGTGGAGCAGATCAGAG AAGCTGCCAGGAACCCTGTTCTTCACGTGAGAGCCGAAGTGCACAAGTCCTTGGACAGTTACGCGGCCAGCCTGGCCAGAGCCATAGAGGCCGAGGCCAAGATGAACTTATTTGGGGAGGAGGCTTTGCCCGGGGTCTTGCTGGCCGCACGGACCGTCCCGGGGGCTGGCTTCGGGGGCCGCCGAGGCAGCAGGACCCTGGCCGGTCAGAGGCTGCAGCTGCAGAGCATCGAAGAGGGCAACGTTCTAGCTGCACAACAGAGATGA